Proteins from a single region of Haloterrigena alkaliphila:
- a CDS encoding PAS domain-containing sensor histidine kinase, which produces MGSSDSTGVTGEDVRRIFSESGRSSAPLTTAEVADRLERSPPAVEGRLEELADRGELRTKRIDESTRIWWRDQEEAGTTPRTGQEEFAAFVSAVQDYAIFMLDPDGVVASWNEGAERIKGYEEHEIVGQHFSTFYSDDDIDNDVPQTNLETAASEGRVEDEGWRLRSDGTEFWANVVITAIRDDEGRLQGFTKVTRDMTERREYELQLQRERDLTERILETVPITIGVVTEDGELVRANRRMLDRFDIEADALAAYSVDSWDLYDTEGELIPTDEWPWARAFRSDEPVYNQQYQVDIPEIGRRWLSLNAAPLEDDHHDDDRVVVAIDDITPQKERERLLRREYNQTEKLLRTAPIAIAVQNAEGETVLTNRRAQEALGLSDQEFIGESDGDDWEVRNSNGDPLDPDETPAARVLETGEPVFDEELVVDSPDGEQLQFRMNATPIVGPEGEIDRVVTAAEDITELKDREQQLEDRKTELETELSEILGRISDAFYAIDDEWRLTHLNEYAAEIMQESREELLGRKIWETLPDETEESCRERFQEAMETQEPVNFEVYADEFDAWLEYNVYPSESGLSIYFHEITERKEYQRKLEKSNERLEQFAYAASHDLQEPLRMVSSYLRLLEDRYTDQLDSNGEEFIEFAVDGADRMRDMIDGLLAYSRVDTQGEPLEPVDLNTVLEAVLDDLQVKIEEHDAEILSDSLPRVRGDESQLQQVLQNLVSNGIEYSGDEPPRIHVSAERARSKWVISVRDEGIGIDPEDQDRIFQVFERLHSREEYSGTGIGLALCQRIVERHEGTIWVNSEPGEGTTFSFTLPAADS; this is translated from the coding sequence ATGGGATCTTCAGACTCGACGGGCGTTACCGGGGAGGACGTCCGGCGTATCTTCTCGGAGTCGGGGCGGTCGTCGGCCCCGCTCACTACCGCCGAAGTCGCGGATCGATTGGAGCGGTCTCCCCCCGCCGTCGAAGGACGCCTCGAGGAACTCGCGGACCGAGGCGAACTCCGGACGAAGCGGATCGACGAGTCGACCCGGATCTGGTGGCGTGACCAGGAGGAAGCGGGAACGACCCCGCGGACGGGACAGGAGGAGTTCGCCGCCTTCGTGAGCGCCGTGCAGGACTACGCGATCTTCATGCTCGATCCCGACGGCGTCGTCGCGAGCTGGAACGAGGGCGCCGAACGGATCAAGGGTTACGAAGAGCACGAGATCGTCGGCCAACACTTCTCTACTTTCTACTCCGACGACGATATCGACAACGACGTACCGCAGACGAACCTCGAGACCGCCGCGAGCGAGGGACGCGTCGAGGACGAAGGGTGGCGCCTCCGCTCGGACGGCACGGAGTTCTGGGCGAACGTGGTCATCACCGCCATTCGGGACGACGAGGGTCGACTGCAGGGCTTCACGAAGGTCACCCGGGACATGACCGAGCGCCGCGAGTACGAACTGCAACTCCAGCGGGAACGGGACCTCACCGAACGGATCCTCGAGACCGTCCCGATCACGATCGGCGTCGTCACGGAGGACGGCGAACTCGTCCGCGCGAACCGGCGCATGCTCGACCGGTTCGATATCGAGGCCGACGCACTCGCGGCGTACAGTGTCGACTCGTGGGACCTCTACGACACCGAGGGGGAGCTGATTCCGACCGACGAGTGGCCGTGGGCCCGAGCGTTCCGGTCCGACGAGCCGGTGTACAACCAGCAGTATCAGGTCGACATCCCGGAAATCGGCCGTCGCTGGCTCTCGCTCAACGCCGCACCGCTCGAGGACGATCACCACGACGACGATCGCGTCGTCGTCGCGATCGACGACATCACCCCCCAGAAGGAGCGCGAACGGCTACTCCGCCGGGAGTACAACCAGACCGAGAAGCTGTTGCGAACCGCCCCGATCGCGATCGCCGTCCAGAACGCGGAGGGCGAAACGGTGCTGACCAACCGACGGGCACAGGAGGCGCTCGGGCTCTCCGACCAGGAGTTCATCGGCGAATCAGACGGCGACGACTGGGAGGTTCGCAATTCGAACGGAGACCCGCTCGATCCGGACGAGACCCCCGCGGCGCGCGTGCTGGAAACCGGCGAACCGGTGTTCGACGAGGAACTCGTCGTCGACTCCCCGGACGGCGAGCAGTTGCAGTTCCGCATGAACGCGACGCCGATCGTCGGGCCCGAAGGCGAGATCGACCGCGTCGTGACGGCCGCCGAGGACATCACCGAACTGAAAGATCGCGAACAACAACTCGAGGACCGGAAGACCGAACTCGAGACGGAACTGAGCGAGATCCTCGGCCGCATCTCGGACGCGTTCTACGCCATCGACGACGAGTGGCGGTTGACTCACCTCAACGAGTACGCCGCCGAGATCATGCAGGAGTCCAGGGAGGAGTTGCTCGGCCGGAAGATCTGGGAGACGCTCCCCGACGAGACCGAGGAGAGCTGCCGGGAGCGGTTCCAGGAGGCCATGGAGACCCAGGAGCCGGTCAACTTCGAGGTGTACGCGGACGAGTTCGACGCCTGGCTCGAGTACAACGTCTACCCCTCCGAGTCGGGGCTCTCGATCTACTTCCACGAAATCACCGAACGCAAGGAGTACCAGCGGAAACTCGAGAAATCGAACGAGCGCCTCGAGCAGTTCGCCTACGCCGCCAGTCACGACCTGCAGGAACCGCTGCGGATGGTCTCGAGCTACCTCCGGCTGCTCGAGGACCGCTACACCGACCAACTGGATTCCAACGGGGAGGAGTTCATCGAGTTCGCCGTCGACGGCGCCGATCGGATGCGCGACATGATCGACGGCCTGCTGGCCTACTCCCGGGTCGACACGCAGGGCGAACCGCTCGAACCGGTCGACCTCAATACCGTCCTCGAGGCCGTTCTCGACGATCTGCAGGTGAAAATCGAGGAGCACGACGCCGAGATTCTGTCCGACTCGCTGCCCCGCGTTCGCGGCGACGAGAGCCAGCTGCAGCAGGTGCTCCAGAACCTCGTCTCCAACGGGATCGAGTACAGCGGCGACGAACCGCCGCGGATCCACGTCTCGGCCGAACGCGCGCGCTCGAAGTGGGTAATCTCGGTTCGAGACGAGGGGATCGGCATCGACCCCGAGGACCAGGATCGCATCTTTCAGGTGTTCGAACGGCTCCACAGCCGCGAGGAGTACTCGGGGACCGGGATCGGGCTGGCACTCTGTCAGCGCATCGTCGAGCGCCACGAGGGGACGATCTGGGTCAACTCCGAACCCGGCGAGGGGACGACGTTCTCCTTTACGCTCCCTGCGGCCGACTCGTAA